From a single Brassica napus cultivar Da-Ae chromosome C9, Da-Ae, whole genome shotgun sequence genomic region:
- the LOC106393818 gene encoding uncharacterized protein LOC106393818 — translation MKMVDKTDEEKHFSWCYFPLHLPLLFVFVTVIPFVAFLCFLSFYGFSSLLVTMAILFISTFVFLLRFFKKKTRDYLVDLSQNEVDASVDAVANDNYDIEEEDEDGLIEILLVSEEAETIGAMRNINQSRQRIRVDEDEQEEIDDVIMEEDNLIEIDISIGSIKRRNK, via the coding sequence ATGAAAATGGTAGATAAAACTGATGAAGAAAAGCATTTTTCTTGGTGTTATTTTCCTTTACATCTGCCATTGCTGTTTGTTTTTGTAACAGTAATTCCATTTGTAGCTTTCCTCTGTTTCTTAAGCTTTTATGGTTTCTCCTCTCTCCTAGTGACCATGGCAATCTTGTTCATCTCTACTTTTGTTTTCCTTCtgagatttttcaagaaaaaaacaagagacTATTTGGTTGATCTATCTCAAAATGAAGTCGATGCTAGTGTTGATGCTGTTGCTAATGATAATTATGATATTGAGGAGGAGGATGAAGATGGTCTCATTGAGATTCTTCTTGTGAGTGAAGAAGCAGAGACTATAGGGGCAATGAGGAACATTAATCAGAGTCGACAGAGAATTAGGGTTGATGAAGATGAACAAGAAGAGATAGATGATGTGATTATGGAAGAAGATAATCTTATTGAGATTGATATTTCCATTGGATCTATTAAAAGACGAAATAAATGA